The proteins below come from a single Branchiostoma floridae strain S238N-H82 chromosome 5, Bfl_VNyyK, whole genome shotgun sequence genomic window:
- the LOC118416218 gene encoding CMP-N-acetylneuraminate-poly-alpha-2,8-sialyltransferase-like, giving the protein MTLKKSGVRIGQGLKYGSAYRPKKSKSFKVTDDFFNLIPEESPLKGRHFNTCAVVGNSGIVLNSSCGQEIDSMDFVIRCNLPQIEGYEKDVGSKANLTTMNPSVVKNNFGQWNNKTHTDYDRLLERLKQVGDQILYVPVLTSAFGEKYARVIIQIILQHNLSMKTAFPPAGINKLMNKIWTEAGYKIVALRPSTGAHMYTLAVTICDQIHMYGFYPFSEDTRGRALRHHYYDTKEMISHTANRTHNMPEEFRAFQKLHMRGALVLHTEPCY; this is encoded by the exons ATGACGCTAAAGAAATCCGGCGTCCGGATTGGACAAGGTCTAAAATATGGATCTGCATATCGTCCCAAGAAGTCGAAGTCATTCAAGGTCACCGACGACTTCTTTAACTTAATCCCAGAAGAATCACCGCTGAAGGGCCGCCATTTCAACACATGCGCAGTCGTGGGCAACTCTGGGATTGTGTTGAACAGTTCCTGTGGTCAAGAAATTGACTCCATGGACTTCGTCATTCGGTGTAACCTGCCTCAGATCGAAGGTTACGAGAAAGATGTCGGCTCCAAGGCGAACCTGACTACAATGAACCCATCGGTGGTCAAGaataacttcggacagtggaacaacaaaacacacacagattaCGATCGGTTGTTAGAACGTCTGAAACAGGTTGGCGACCAGATCCTGTATGTACCTGTTTTAACGTCCGCCTTTGGAGAGAAGTACGCGAGGGTCATCATTCAGATTATTCTCCAACACAATCTGTCCATGAAGACTGCTTTTCCCCCAGCGGGAATCAACAAACTCATGAACAA AATTTGGACAGAGGCTGGGTATAAGATCGTTGCGCTCCGTCCGTCCACGGGAGCTCACATGTACACCCTGGCTGTCACCATCTGCGACCAGATCCACATGTACGGCTTCTATCCGTTCAGCGAGGACACACGAGGCAGGGCACTGCGGCACCACTACTACGACACCAAGGAGATGATCAGCCATACTGCCAATAGGActcataacatgccagaggaatTTAGGGCATTTCAGAAGCTCCACATGCGGGGTGCATTGGTACTGCATACAGAACCTTGCTATTGA
- the LOC118416806 gene encoding CMP-N-acetylneuraminate-poly-alpha-2,8-sialyltransferase-like produces the protein MSLKRTCNTPRLMFMAGMVLLFVLNLPMLYVVWRQQSMFAELRFHLNNFRDKATRVEKQTAKNLIKVFVAAPATRPSTIGYYSTKQTSMQANTAQLLRPEISVSKNESEGIPAPTETSTLNETGTKESCAWPNGSGKQRWCFNSTEVQNMRQHILKFYNPEKNMTLTKTSVRIGQGLKYGSAFRPKKSKSFKVTEVFFKLIPEESPLKGRHFNTCAVVGNSGIVLNSSCGQEIDSMDFVIRCNLPQIEGYEKDVGSKANLTTMNPSVVKNNFGQWNNKTHTDYDRLLERLKQVGDQILYVPVLTSAFGEKYARVIIQIILQHNLSMETAFPPAGINKLMNKIWTEAGYKIVALRPSTGAHMYTLAATICDQIHMYGFYPFSEDTRGRALRHHYYDTKQMISHTANRTHNMPEEFRAFQKLHKRGALVLHTEPCH, from the exons ATGAGCTTAAAGAGGACGTGTAATACACCAAGACTGATGTTCATGGCAGGAATGGTGCTTTTGTTCGTGTTGAACTTGCCCATGTTGTACGTGGTTTGGCGCCAGCAGTCCATGTTTGCTGAGCTACGGTTTCACCTGAATAATTTCCGTGACAAGGCTACACG TGTCGAAAAGCAGACAGCAAAAAATCTCATCAAGGTATTCGTGGCAGCACCTGCAACGCGGCCCAGTACCATAGGATACTATTCCACAAAGCAGACTTCTATGCAAGCCAATACAGCACAGCTGCTGCGACCTGAGATTTCTGTGTCAAAGAATGAGAGTGAAGGGATCCCAGCCCCAACGGAGACATCCACTTTGAATGAAACAGGAACAAAGGAGAGTTGTGCTTGGCCGAATGGATCCGGCAAGCAGCGTTGGTGTTTCAATAGTACCGAGGTGCAGAATATGAG ACAACATATACTCAAGTTTTACAACCCCGAAAAAAACATGACACTAACGAAAACCAGCGTACGGATTGGACAAGGTCTGAAATATGGATCTGCCTTCCGCCCCAAGAAGTCGAAGTCATTCAAGGTCACCGAAGTCTTCTTTAAGTTAATCCCAGAAGAATCACCTCTGAAGGGCCGCCATTTCAACACATGCGCAGTCGTGGGCAACTCTGGGATTGTGTTGAACAGTTCCTGTGGGCAAGAAATCGACTCCATGGACTTCGTCATTCGGTGTAACCTGCCTCAGATCGAAGGTTACGAGAAAGATGTCGGCTCCAAGGCGAACCTGACTACAATGAACCCATCGGTGGTCAAGaataacttcggacagtggaacaacaaaacacacacagattaCGATCGGTTGTTAGAACGTCTGAAACAGGTTGGCGACCAGATCCTGTATGTACCTGTTTTAACGTCCGCCTTTGGAGAGAAGTATGCGAGGGTCATCATTCAGATTATTCTCCAACACAATCTGTCCATGGAGACTGCTTTTCCCCCAGCGGGAATCAACAAACTCATGAACAA AATTTGGACAGAGGCTGGGTATAAGATCGTTGCGCTCCGACCGTCCACAGGTGCTCACATGTACACCCTGGCTGCCACCATCTGCGACCAGATCCACATGTACGGCTTCTATCCGTTCAGCGAGGACACACGAGGCAGGGCACTGCGGCACCACTACTACGACACCAAGCAGATGATCAGCCATACTGCCAATAGGACTCACAACATGCCAGAGGAATTTAGGGCATTTCAGAAGCTCCACAAGCGGGGTGCATTGGTACTGCATACAGAACCATGCCATTGA